One segment of Drosophila mauritiana strain mau12 chromosome 3R, ASM438214v1, whole genome shotgun sequence DNA contains the following:
- the LOC117143526 gene encoding drosulfakinins: MGLRSCTHLATLFMTLWALAFCFLVVVPIPAQTTSLQNAKDDRRLQELESKIGAESDQPNANLVGPSFSRFGDRRNQKTISFGRRVPLISRPMIPIELDLLMDNDDERTKAKRFDDYGHMRFGKRGGDDQFDDYGHMRFGR, from the coding sequence ATGGGACTTAGAAGCTGTACGCACTTGGCCACGCTGTTTATGACCCTCTGGGCATTAGCCTTCTGCTTCCTGGTGGTGGTGCCGATCCCAGCGCAGACGACTAGTCTGCAGAACGCTAAGGATGATCGGCGACTACAGGAATTGGAGTCAAAAATTGGTGCGGAATCCGATCAGCCCAATGCGAATTTAGTTGGACCATCATTCTCTCGATTCGGGGACAGACGTAATCAGAAGACAATCAGCTTCGGTCGGAGGGTGCCACTAATTTCTCGCCCAATGATACCAATTGAGCTGGATCTCCTCATGGATAATGATGACGAAAGAACGAAAGCTAAGCGGTTTGATGATTACGGCCATATGAGGTTTGGCAAAAGGGGAGGTGATGATCAGTTCGATGACTACGGTCACATGCGCTTCGGCCGGTAA
- the LOC117143525 gene encoding beta-mannosidase-like isoform X1: MKRRSRRLDFNKNHIGLLNMVGILTLFVFILLIHNNFAKTILVEELTKWTLRNKTSSLRIDVPRLPSGVYTALKDTYGDILDPGNDVSLRWIANQSWIYSTSFNTAELGLDSHINLTLHGIDTVSKVHLNGALLGQTDNMFVRYSFAIGHLLLPSPSQNILEIEILSPLQEASRRARELEDLGVVTGPISCPRARGDVECHRNHLRKMQMSFGGEWNPAALSLGIWKPVVVEYYAVAVFRDVDVAIKRNDSHWTMDCRAFLSTHASENFYAQLVVNANELLDDRYVLNQQLVSNDSPVIEFKIHIPKDRVILWWPNGYGKQKLYPVLFSVKCYTSEDRHTLSSRTESQKLLKIGFRTIELVEDTDHIGRTFFFRVNGHPIFMKGANYVPAHTLPELSADADAVAHLLKAANEANMNMIRVWGGGLYESDTFYNLADFYGLLVWQDMTFSQAAYPLANDFVASVCVETVQNAQRLSYHPSLALIVTNNEIELFLSTNKSDFGENATRMESDYKTLFIETIIKELKVISRKDFSPRPEPMVSTPSLGVQESGKNLSNNPQSFNYGDVHFWDDKDGFSPETYPHARFVSEFGYSSLPMKSTWQRALADSADDSDLEIARLIRSRQHDPKGFIPILQLIAYQLPFVPQNWDEDIDKFIYFSQVAQAMATKTALEVFRSLRTGNHTMGALMWQLNDVWVAPTWSCIDFYGNPKLLYYWTKELLAPTSVIALYDNNSNNLNITLTREDFSEHRDSQLYYVLVNTYLWTDLIPKKTIARAFGLGSNNLEMRQIPLEYLLYENHLKEELFLEIILEDEYGNSVARNFFYPVPLNKIIGIKDPELTLEVEGQDCKAATSPYANSFSLRITVRYPALLVYLELVHPYYVKERHRFSTNGFTQTQPKKTIHLVFESDTVCMTLTTDHIKVQTINQYLI, encoded by the exons ATGAAAAGACGAAGCCGACGATTAGATTTCAATAAGAATCACATCGGGCTCTTAAATATGGTCGGAATACTTACcttatttgtgtttattttgctTATCCACAATAACTTTGCGAAAACCATTCTTGTCGAAGAGCTTACAAAGTggacattgagaaataaaacCTCCT CCCTAAGGATTGACGTGCCACGCCTTCCAAGTGGAGTGTACACAGCGCTTAAGGATACCTATGGAGACATCTTAGACCCAGGAAACGACGTATCCTTGCGATGGATAGCCAACCAATCGTGGATTTACAGCACCAGCTTTAACA CCGCTGAATTGGGACTCGACAGCCACATAAATCTTACGCTCCACGGAATCGATACAGTTTCCAAGGTGCACCTGAATGGAGCGCTTCTTGGTCAGACGGACAACATGTTCGTTCGCTATTCTTTTGCCATAGGTCACTTGCTTTTGCCCAGCCCTTCCCAAAACATCTTGGAGATTGAGATCCTTTCACCCCTGCAGGAGGCAAGTAGGCGTGCTCGAGAACTTGAAGACTTAGGCGTCGTTACCGGGCCGATTAGCTGCCCAAGGGCTCGCGGCGATGTCGAGTGCCATCGGAATCACTTACGCAAGATGCAAATGAGTTTCGGTGGCGAATGGAACCCAGCCGCACTTTCCCTAGGCATATGGAAGCCAGTGGTAGTCGAATACTATGCAGTAGCCGTATTTCGCGATGTTGATGTTGCCATTAAACGGAACGATTCTCACTGGACGATGGATTGCCGCGCCTTCCTCAGTACACACGCTTCAGAGAATTTTTATGCCCAACTGGTGGTTAATGCCAA CGAGCTTTTAGATGACCGATATGTTCTTAATCAGCAATTGGTCTCTAATGATTCGCCAGTGATAGAATTTAAAATACACATACCCAAa GATCGGGTTATCTTGTGGTGGCCCAATGGCTACGGCAAGCAAAAACTTTATCCAGTCCTTTTTTCCGTGAAATGCTATACCAGCGAAGATCGTCACACACTAAGCTCACGCACAGAGTCCCAAAAGCTATTAAAGATTGGATTCCGCACCATAGAGTTGGTTGAAGATACAGACC ACATTGGCAGAACCTTTTTTTTCCGGGTCAATGGCCACCCCATTTTCATGAAAGGAGCGAATTATGTACCAGCCCACACACTTCCTGAGTTATCGGCTGATGCCGACGCGG TCGCACATCTGCTTAAGGCCGCAAACGAGGCCAATATGAACATGATACGCGTTTGGGGAGGCGGCCTTTATGAGTCGGATACCTTCTACAACTTAGCGGACTTTTACGGACTATTGGTGTGGCAGGACATGACGTTTTCCCAAGCAGCATACCCGCTCGCAAACGACTTTGTAGCTTCTGTGTGCGTGGAGACAGTACAGAATGCACAGCGTCTTTCTTATCATCCAAGTTTAGCCCTAATAGTCACCAACAATGAGATTGAGCTATTCCTGTCGACCAACAAATCTGATTTTGGGGAAAACGCCACTAGAATGGAGAGCGATTACAAGACCTTGTTTATTGAAACAATAATTAAAGAGTTAAAAGTTATCTCTCGAAAAGATTTTAGCCCTCGACCTGAGCCCATGGTCTCGACGCCTTCACTAGGGGTTCAGGAGTCTGGCAAAAACCTCTCCAACAACCCGCAAAGCTTTAACTATGGTGATG TGCACTTTTGGGACGACAAAGATGGATTCAGCCCTGAAACGTATCCTCACGCTCGCTTTGTTTCGGAATTCGGTTACTCTAGCCTTCCAATGAAATCAACGTGGCAAAGGGCACTAGCTGATTCTGCAGATGATAGCGACCTTGAAATTGCAAGACTTATTCGAAGCCGTCAGCACGATCCCAAGGGATTCATTCCGATACTCCAATTAATAGCCTATCAGCTTCCGTTTGTTCCCCAAAATTGGGACGAAGATATCGAtaagtttatatattttagcCAAGTGGCACAGGCCATGGCAACTAAAACCGCGTTGGAAGTATTTCGTAGTCTACGCACAGGAAACCATACAATGGGAGCTCTTATGTGGCAGTTAAACGATGTTTGGGTGGCTCCAACTTGGTCCTGCATCGACTTCTACGGAAACCCTAAGCTATTATACTACTGGACCAAGGAACTTCTTGCCCCAACTAGTGTTATAGCCCTGTACGACAATAACTCAAACAACCTCAATATCACGCTTACAAGGGAGGACTTCTCCGAGCATAGAGACTCGCAGTTATACTATGTACTGGTGAACACCTATCTATGGACGGACTTGATTCCAAAGAAGACTATAGCTCGCGCCTTTGGACTG GGCTCTAATAACCTTGAGATGCGGCAAATACCTTTGGAGTACTTGCTGTACGAAAACCATTTGAAGGAAGAACTGTTTTTGGAAATCATTCTGGAGGACGAATACGGCAACTCCGTGGCTAGAAACTTTTTTTACCCCGTACCCCTTAACAAAATTATTGGCATTAAGGATCCAGAACTAACA CTAGAGGTTGAAGGTCAGGACTGCAAAGCGGCAACATCCCCTTATGCAAATAGTTTTAGTTTGCGCATCACTGTGAGATATCCGGCTCTACTTGTATACCTTGAGCTAGTGCATCCTTATTATGTCAAGGAGCGGCACAGGTTCTCGACAAATGGCTTTACTCAAACCCAGCCAAAAAAGACGATACACCTAGTGTTCGAAAGCGACACGGTCTGCATGACTTTAACTACCGACCACATTAAAGTTCAAACGATTAATCagtatttaatataa
- the LOC117143525 gene encoding beta-mannosidase-like isoform X2 — translation MFVRYSFAIGHLLLPSPSQNILEIEILSPLQEASRRARELEDLGVVTGPISCPRARGDVECHRNHLRKMQMSFGGEWNPAALSLGIWKPVVVEYYAVAVFRDVDVAIKRNDSHWTMDCRAFLSTHASENFYAQLVVNANELLDDRYVLNQQLVSNDSPVIEFKIHIPKDRVILWWPNGYGKQKLYPVLFSVKCYTSEDRHTLSSRTESQKLLKIGFRTIELVEDTDHIGRTFFFRVNGHPIFMKGANYVPAHTLPELSADADAVAHLLKAANEANMNMIRVWGGGLYESDTFYNLADFYGLLVWQDMTFSQAAYPLANDFVASVCVETVQNAQRLSYHPSLALIVTNNEIELFLSTNKSDFGENATRMESDYKTLFIETIIKELKVISRKDFSPRPEPMVSTPSLGVQESGKNLSNNPQSFNYGDVHFWDDKDGFSPETYPHARFVSEFGYSSLPMKSTWQRALADSADDSDLEIARLIRSRQHDPKGFIPILQLIAYQLPFVPQNWDEDIDKFIYFSQVAQAMATKTALEVFRSLRTGNHTMGALMWQLNDVWVAPTWSCIDFYGNPKLLYYWTKELLAPTSVIALYDNNSNNLNITLTREDFSEHRDSQLYYVLVNTYLWTDLIPKKTIARAFGLGSNNLEMRQIPLEYLLYENHLKEELFLEIILEDEYGNSVARNFFYPVPLNKIIGIKDPELTLEVEGQDCKAATSPYANSFSLRITVRYPALLVYLELVHPYYVKERHRFSTNGFTQTQPKKTIHLVFESDTVCMTLTTDHIKVQTINQYLI, via the exons ATGTTCGTTCGCTATTCTTTTGCCATAGGTCACTTGCTTTTGCCCAGCCCTTCCCAAAACATCTTGGAGATTGAGATCCTTTCACCCCTGCAGGAGGCAAGTAGGCGTGCTCGAGAACTTGAAGACTTAGGCGTCGTTACCGGGCCGATTAGCTGCCCAAGGGCTCGCGGCGATGTCGAGTGCCATCGGAATCACTTACGCAAGATGCAAATGAGTTTCGGTGGCGAATGGAACCCAGCCGCACTTTCCCTAGGCATATGGAAGCCAGTGGTAGTCGAATACTATGCAGTAGCCGTATTTCGCGATGTTGATGTTGCCATTAAACGGAACGATTCTCACTGGACGATGGATTGCCGCGCCTTCCTCAGTACACACGCTTCAGAGAATTTTTATGCCCAACTGGTGGTTAATGCCAA CGAGCTTTTAGATGACCGATATGTTCTTAATCAGCAATTGGTCTCTAATGATTCGCCAGTGATAGAATTTAAAATACACATACCCAAa GATCGGGTTATCTTGTGGTGGCCCAATGGCTACGGCAAGCAAAAACTTTATCCAGTCCTTTTTTCCGTGAAATGCTATACCAGCGAAGATCGTCACACACTAAGCTCACGCACAGAGTCCCAAAAGCTATTAAAGATTGGATTCCGCACCATAGAGTTGGTTGAAGATACAGACC ACATTGGCAGAACCTTTTTTTTCCGGGTCAATGGCCACCCCATTTTCATGAAAGGAGCGAATTATGTACCAGCCCACACACTTCCTGAGTTATCGGCTGATGCCGACGCGG TCGCACATCTGCTTAAGGCCGCAAACGAGGCCAATATGAACATGATACGCGTTTGGGGAGGCGGCCTTTATGAGTCGGATACCTTCTACAACTTAGCGGACTTTTACGGACTATTGGTGTGGCAGGACATGACGTTTTCCCAAGCAGCATACCCGCTCGCAAACGACTTTGTAGCTTCTGTGTGCGTGGAGACAGTACAGAATGCACAGCGTCTTTCTTATCATCCAAGTTTAGCCCTAATAGTCACCAACAATGAGATTGAGCTATTCCTGTCGACCAACAAATCTGATTTTGGGGAAAACGCCACTAGAATGGAGAGCGATTACAAGACCTTGTTTATTGAAACAATAATTAAAGAGTTAAAAGTTATCTCTCGAAAAGATTTTAGCCCTCGACCTGAGCCCATGGTCTCGACGCCTTCACTAGGGGTTCAGGAGTCTGGCAAAAACCTCTCCAACAACCCGCAAAGCTTTAACTATGGTGATG TGCACTTTTGGGACGACAAAGATGGATTCAGCCCTGAAACGTATCCTCACGCTCGCTTTGTTTCGGAATTCGGTTACTCTAGCCTTCCAATGAAATCAACGTGGCAAAGGGCACTAGCTGATTCTGCAGATGATAGCGACCTTGAAATTGCAAGACTTATTCGAAGCCGTCAGCACGATCCCAAGGGATTCATTCCGATACTCCAATTAATAGCCTATCAGCTTCCGTTTGTTCCCCAAAATTGGGACGAAGATATCGAtaagtttatatattttagcCAAGTGGCACAGGCCATGGCAACTAAAACCGCGTTGGAAGTATTTCGTAGTCTACGCACAGGAAACCATACAATGGGAGCTCTTATGTGGCAGTTAAACGATGTTTGGGTGGCTCCAACTTGGTCCTGCATCGACTTCTACGGAAACCCTAAGCTATTATACTACTGGACCAAGGAACTTCTTGCCCCAACTAGTGTTATAGCCCTGTACGACAATAACTCAAACAACCTCAATATCACGCTTACAAGGGAGGACTTCTCCGAGCATAGAGACTCGCAGTTATACTATGTACTGGTGAACACCTATCTATGGACGGACTTGATTCCAAAGAAGACTATAGCTCGCGCCTTTGGACTG GGCTCTAATAACCTTGAGATGCGGCAAATACCTTTGGAGTACTTGCTGTACGAAAACCATTTGAAGGAAGAACTGTTTTTGGAAATCATTCTGGAGGACGAATACGGCAACTCCGTGGCTAGAAACTTTTTTTACCCCGTACCCCTTAACAAAATTATTGGCATTAAGGATCCAGAACTAACA CTAGAGGTTGAAGGTCAGGACTGCAAAGCGGCAACATCCCCTTATGCAAATAGTTTTAGTTTGCGCATCACTGTGAGATATCCGGCTCTACTTGTATACCTTGAGCTAGTGCATCCTTATTATGTCAAGGAGCGGCACAGGTTCTCGACAAATGGCTTTACTCAAACCCAGCCAAAAAAGACGATACACCTAGTGTTCGAAAGCGACACGGTCTGCATGACTTTAACTACCGACCACATTAAAGTTCAAACGATTAATCagtatttaatataa
- the LOC117143525 gene encoding beta-mannosidase-like isoform X3, which translates to MQMSFGGEWNPAALSLGIWKPVVVEYYAVAVFRDVDVAIKRNDSHWTMDCRAFLSTHASENFYAQLVVNANELLDDRYVLNQQLVSNDSPVIEFKIHIPKDRVILWWPNGYGKQKLYPVLFSVKCYTSEDRHTLSSRTESQKLLKIGFRTIELVEDTDHIGRTFFFRVNGHPIFMKGANYVPAHTLPELSADADAVAHLLKAANEANMNMIRVWGGGLYESDTFYNLADFYGLLVWQDMTFSQAAYPLANDFVASVCVETVQNAQRLSYHPSLALIVTNNEIELFLSTNKSDFGENATRMESDYKTLFIETIIKELKVISRKDFSPRPEPMVSTPSLGVQESGKNLSNNPQSFNYGDVHFWDDKDGFSPETYPHARFVSEFGYSSLPMKSTWQRALADSADDSDLEIARLIRSRQHDPKGFIPILQLIAYQLPFVPQNWDEDIDKFIYFSQVAQAMATKTALEVFRSLRTGNHTMGALMWQLNDVWVAPTWSCIDFYGNPKLLYYWTKELLAPTSVIALYDNNSNNLNITLTREDFSEHRDSQLYYVLVNTYLWTDLIPKKTIARAFGLGSNNLEMRQIPLEYLLYENHLKEELFLEIILEDEYGNSVARNFFYPVPLNKIIGIKDPELTLEVEGQDCKAATSPYANSFSLRITVRYPALLVYLELVHPYYVKERHRFSTNGFTQTQPKKTIHLVFESDTVCMTLTTDHIKVQTINQYLI; encoded by the exons ATGCAAATGAGTTTCGGTGGCGAATGGAACCCAGCCGCACTTTCCCTAGGCATATGGAAGCCAGTGGTAGTCGAATACTATGCAGTAGCCGTATTTCGCGATGTTGATGTTGCCATTAAACGGAACGATTCTCACTGGACGATGGATTGCCGCGCCTTCCTCAGTACACACGCTTCAGAGAATTTTTATGCCCAACTGGTGGTTAATGCCAA CGAGCTTTTAGATGACCGATATGTTCTTAATCAGCAATTGGTCTCTAATGATTCGCCAGTGATAGAATTTAAAATACACATACCCAAa GATCGGGTTATCTTGTGGTGGCCCAATGGCTACGGCAAGCAAAAACTTTATCCAGTCCTTTTTTCCGTGAAATGCTATACCAGCGAAGATCGTCACACACTAAGCTCACGCACAGAGTCCCAAAAGCTATTAAAGATTGGATTCCGCACCATAGAGTTGGTTGAAGATACAGACC ACATTGGCAGAACCTTTTTTTTCCGGGTCAATGGCCACCCCATTTTCATGAAAGGAGCGAATTATGTACCAGCCCACACACTTCCTGAGTTATCGGCTGATGCCGACGCGG TCGCACATCTGCTTAAGGCCGCAAACGAGGCCAATATGAACATGATACGCGTTTGGGGAGGCGGCCTTTATGAGTCGGATACCTTCTACAACTTAGCGGACTTTTACGGACTATTGGTGTGGCAGGACATGACGTTTTCCCAAGCAGCATACCCGCTCGCAAACGACTTTGTAGCTTCTGTGTGCGTGGAGACAGTACAGAATGCACAGCGTCTTTCTTATCATCCAAGTTTAGCCCTAATAGTCACCAACAATGAGATTGAGCTATTCCTGTCGACCAACAAATCTGATTTTGGGGAAAACGCCACTAGAATGGAGAGCGATTACAAGACCTTGTTTATTGAAACAATAATTAAAGAGTTAAAAGTTATCTCTCGAAAAGATTTTAGCCCTCGACCTGAGCCCATGGTCTCGACGCCTTCACTAGGGGTTCAGGAGTCTGGCAAAAACCTCTCCAACAACCCGCAAAGCTTTAACTATGGTGATG TGCACTTTTGGGACGACAAAGATGGATTCAGCCCTGAAACGTATCCTCACGCTCGCTTTGTTTCGGAATTCGGTTACTCTAGCCTTCCAATGAAATCAACGTGGCAAAGGGCACTAGCTGATTCTGCAGATGATAGCGACCTTGAAATTGCAAGACTTATTCGAAGCCGTCAGCACGATCCCAAGGGATTCATTCCGATACTCCAATTAATAGCCTATCAGCTTCCGTTTGTTCCCCAAAATTGGGACGAAGATATCGAtaagtttatatattttagcCAAGTGGCACAGGCCATGGCAACTAAAACCGCGTTGGAAGTATTTCGTAGTCTACGCACAGGAAACCATACAATGGGAGCTCTTATGTGGCAGTTAAACGATGTTTGGGTGGCTCCAACTTGGTCCTGCATCGACTTCTACGGAAACCCTAAGCTATTATACTACTGGACCAAGGAACTTCTTGCCCCAACTAGTGTTATAGCCCTGTACGACAATAACTCAAACAACCTCAATATCACGCTTACAAGGGAGGACTTCTCCGAGCATAGAGACTCGCAGTTATACTATGTACTGGTGAACACCTATCTATGGACGGACTTGATTCCAAAGAAGACTATAGCTCGCGCCTTTGGACTG GGCTCTAATAACCTTGAGATGCGGCAAATACCTTTGGAGTACTTGCTGTACGAAAACCATTTGAAGGAAGAACTGTTTTTGGAAATCATTCTGGAGGACGAATACGGCAACTCCGTGGCTAGAAACTTTTTTTACCCCGTACCCCTTAACAAAATTATTGGCATTAAGGATCCAGAACTAACA CTAGAGGTTGAAGGTCAGGACTGCAAAGCGGCAACATCCCCTTATGCAAATAGTTTTAGTTTGCGCATCACTGTGAGATATCCGGCTCTACTTGTATACCTTGAGCTAGTGCATCCTTATTATGTCAAGGAGCGGCACAGGTTCTCGACAAATGGCTTTACTCAAACCCAGCCAAAAAAGACGATACACCTAGTGTTCGAAAGCGACACGGTCTGCATGACTTTAACTACCGACCACATTAAAGTTCAAACGATTAATCagtatttaatataa
- the LOC117143525 gene encoding beta-mannosidase-like isoform X4 codes for MKGANYVPAHTLPELSADADAVAHLLKAANEANMNMIRVWGGGLYESDTFYNLADFYGLLVWQDMTFSQAAYPLANDFVASVCVETVQNAQRLSYHPSLALIVTNNEIELFLSTNKSDFGENATRMESDYKTLFIETIIKELKVISRKDFSPRPEPMVSTPSLGVQESGKNLSNNPQSFNYGDVHFWDDKDGFSPETYPHARFVSEFGYSSLPMKSTWQRALADSADDSDLEIARLIRSRQHDPKGFIPILQLIAYQLPFVPQNWDEDIDKFIYFSQVAQAMATKTALEVFRSLRTGNHTMGALMWQLNDVWVAPTWSCIDFYGNPKLLYYWTKELLAPTSVIALYDNNSNNLNITLTREDFSEHRDSQLYYVLVNTYLWTDLIPKKTIARAFGLGSNNLEMRQIPLEYLLYENHLKEELFLEIILEDEYGNSVARNFFYPVPLNKIIGIKDPELTLEVEGQDCKAATSPYANSFSLRITVRYPALLVYLELVHPYYVKERHRFSTNGFTQTQPKKTIHLVFESDTVCMTLTTDHIKVQTINQYLI; via the exons ATGAAAGGAGCGAATTATGTACCAGCCCACACACTTCCTGAGTTATCGGCTGATGCCGACGCGG TCGCACATCTGCTTAAGGCCGCAAACGAGGCCAATATGAACATGATACGCGTTTGGGGAGGCGGCCTTTATGAGTCGGATACCTTCTACAACTTAGCGGACTTTTACGGACTATTGGTGTGGCAGGACATGACGTTTTCCCAAGCAGCATACCCGCTCGCAAACGACTTTGTAGCTTCTGTGTGCGTGGAGACAGTACAGAATGCACAGCGTCTTTCTTATCATCCAAGTTTAGCCCTAATAGTCACCAACAATGAGATTGAGCTATTCCTGTCGACCAACAAATCTGATTTTGGGGAAAACGCCACTAGAATGGAGAGCGATTACAAGACCTTGTTTATTGAAACAATAATTAAAGAGTTAAAAGTTATCTCTCGAAAAGATTTTAGCCCTCGACCTGAGCCCATGGTCTCGACGCCTTCACTAGGGGTTCAGGAGTCTGGCAAAAACCTCTCCAACAACCCGCAAAGCTTTAACTATGGTGATG TGCACTTTTGGGACGACAAAGATGGATTCAGCCCTGAAACGTATCCTCACGCTCGCTTTGTTTCGGAATTCGGTTACTCTAGCCTTCCAATGAAATCAACGTGGCAAAGGGCACTAGCTGATTCTGCAGATGATAGCGACCTTGAAATTGCAAGACTTATTCGAAGCCGTCAGCACGATCCCAAGGGATTCATTCCGATACTCCAATTAATAGCCTATCAGCTTCCGTTTGTTCCCCAAAATTGGGACGAAGATATCGAtaagtttatatattttagcCAAGTGGCACAGGCCATGGCAACTAAAACCGCGTTGGAAGTATTTCGTAGTCTACGCACAGGAAACCATACAATGGGAGCTCTTATGTGGCAGTTAAACGATGTTTGGGTGGCTCCAACTTGGTCCTGCATCGACTTCTACGGAAACCCTAAGCTATTATACTACTGGACCAAGGAACTTCTTGCCCCAACTAGTGTTATAGCCCTGTACGACAATAACTCAAACAACCTCAATATCACGCTTACAAGGGAGGACTTCTCCGAGCATAGAGACTCGCAGTTATACTATGTACTGGTGAACACCTATCTATGGACGGACTTGATTCCAAAGAAGACTATAGCTCGCGCCTTTGGACTG GGCTCTAATAACCTTGAGATGCGGCAAATACCTTTGGAGTACTTGCTGTACGAAAACCATTTGAAGGAAGAACTGTTTTTGGAAATCATTCTGGAGGACGAATACGGCAACTCCGTGGCTAGAAACTTTTTTTACCCCGTACCCCTTAACAAAATTATTGGCATTAAGGATCCAGAACTAACA CTAGAGGTTGAAGGTCAGGACTGCAAAGCGGCAACATCCCCTTATGCAAATAGTTTTAGTTTGCGCATCACTGTGAGATATCCGGCTCTACTTGTATACCTTGAGCTAGTGCATCCTTATTATGTCAAGGAGCGGCACAGGTTCTCGACAAATGGCTTTACTCAAACCCAGCCAAAAAAGACGATACACCTAGTGTTCGAAAGCGACACGGTCTGCATGACTTTAACTACCGACCACATTAAAGTTCAAACGATTAATCagtatttaatataa